In one Pseudomonas fitomaticsae genomic region, the following are encoded:
- the gcvT gene encoding glycine cleavage system aminomethyltransferase GcvT — protein sequence MSTEQLSKTPLHALHIELGARMVPFAGYDMPVQYPLGVMKEHQHTREQAGLFDVSHMGQIRLTGANAAKALETLVPVDIIDLPVGMQRYAMFTNETGGILDDLMVANLGNDELFLVVNAACKDQDLAHLQKHIGDQCKIEQLFEERALLALQGPAAVTVLARLAPEVAKMTFMQFTRVKLLGVDCFVSRSGYTGEDGFEISVPAADAEKLARALLAEPEVAAIGLGARDSLRLEAGLCLYGHDMNTETTPIEASLLWAISKPRRADGARAGGFPGAEQVFAQQQNGVQRKRVGLLPQERTPVREGAEIVNEAGEIIGSVCSGGFGPTLGGPLAMGYLDSAYVALDTPVWAIVRGKKVPLLVSKMPFVPQRYYRG from the coding sequence ATGTCCACCGAACAACTGTCGAAAACCCCGCTGCACGCTCTGCACATCGAACTCGGCGCCCGCATGGTGCCGTTCGCCGGCTACGACATGCCGGTGCAATACCCGCTGGGCGTGATGAAAGAACACCAGCACACCCGTGAGCAGGCCGGGCTGTTCGATGTCTCGCACATGGGCCAGATCCGCCTGACCGGCGCGAATGCCGCCAAAGCCCTGGAAACCCTGGTACCGGTGGACATCATCGACCTGCCAGTGGGCATGCAGCGCTACGCGATGTTCACCAACGAAACCGGTGGCATCCTCGATGACCTGATGGTCGCCAACCTCGGCAACGACGAACTGTTCCTGGTGGTCAATGCCGCGTGCAAGGACCAGGACCTGGCGCATCTGCAAAAACACATCGGCGACCAGTGCAAGATCGAGCAATTGTTCGAAGAACGTGCCCTGCTCGCCCTGCAAGGCCCGGCAGCCGTGACCGTACTGGCACGCCTGGCGCCGGAAGTGGCGAAGATGACCTTCATGCAATTCACCCGCGTGAAGCTGCTGGGCGTTGACTGCTTTGTCAGCCGTTCGGGCTACACCGGTGAAGACGGTTTCGAAATCTCGGTTCCGGCAGCCGACGCAGAAAAACTCGCCCGCGCCCTGCTGGCCGAACCGGAAGTCGCCGCCATCGGCCTCGGCGCCCGTGACTCGCTGCGCCTGGAAGCCGGCCTGTGCCTGTACGGCCACGACATGAACACCGAGACCACCCCGATCGAAGCCAGCCTGCTGTGGGCAATCTCCAAGCCTCGGCGTGCCGACGGTGCGCGTGCCGGTGGCTTCCCCGGTGCGGAACAGGTCTTCGCTCAACAGCAGAACGGTGTTCAGCGCAAACGCGTCGGCCTGCTGCCGCAAGAACGTACGCCGGTCCGTGAAGGTGCAGAAATCGTCAACGAAGCGGGCGAGATCATCGGCAGCGTGTGCAGCGGCGGTTTCGGCCCGACCCTTGGCGGCCCGTTGGCCATGGGTTACCTGGACAGCGCCTACGTCGCACTCGACACGCCAGTTTGGGCAATTGTTCGTGGGAAAAAGGTGCCATTGCTTGTAAGCAAAATGCCATTTGTTCCACAACGCTACTATCGCGGTTGA
- the pal gene encoding peptidoglycan-associated lipoprotein Pal, translating to MEMLKFGKFAALALAMAVAVGCSSKGGDNAGEGAVDPNAGYGANTGAVDGSLSEEAALRAITTFYFEYDSSDLKPEAMRALDVHAKDLKANGARVVLEGNTDERGTREYNMALGERRAKAVQRYLVLQGVSPAQLELVSYGEERPVATGNDEQSWAQNRRVELRK from the coding sequence ATGGAAATGCTGAAGTTTGGTAAATTTGCTGCGCTGGCTCTGGCCATGGCTGTAGCTGTAGGTTGCTCGTCCAAAGGCGGCGACAACGCCGGTGAAGGCGCTGTTGATCCAAACGCTGGTTACGGCGCAAACACTGGTGCAGTTGACGGTTCCCTGAGCGAAGAAGCTGCTCTGCGCGCAATCACCACCTTCTACTTCGAATACGACAGCTCGGACCTGAAGCCAGAAGCCATGCGCGCTCTGGACGTTCACGCCAAAGACCTGAAAGCAAACGGCGCTCGCGTTGTTCTGGAAGGCAACACCGACGAACGTGGTACTCGTGAGTACAACATGGCACTGGGCGAGCGTCGTGCGAAAGCCGTTCAGCGCTACTTGGTACTGCAAGGTGTTTCCCCAGCTCAGCTGGAACTGGTTTCCTACGGCGAAGAGCGTCCAGTTGCTACCGGCAACGACGAGCAGTCCTGGGCTCAAAACCGTCGCGTCGAACTGCGTAAGTAA
- the gcvP gene encoding aminomethyl-transferring glycine dehydrogenase, which produces MTQVNLGTANEFIARHIGPRAGDEQAMLNSLGFDSLEALSASVIPESIKGTSVLGLDDGLSEADALAMIKGIAGKNQLFKTYIGQGYYNCHTPSPILRNLLENPAWYTAYTPYQPEISQGRLEALLNFQTLISDLTGLPIANASLLDEATAAAEAMTFCKRLSKNKGSHQFFASIHSHPQTLDVLRTRAEPLGIDVVVGDERELTDVTPFFGALLQYPASNGDVFDYRELTERFHAANALVAVAADLLALTLLTPPGEFGADVAIGSAQRFGVPLGFGGPHAAYFSTKDAFKRDMPGRLVGVSVDRFGKPALRLAMQTREQHIRREKATSNICTAQVLLANIASMYAVYHGPKGLTQIANRVHHLTAILAKGLSALGVAVEQASFFDTLTLATGAKTAALHDKARAQQINLRVIDAQRLGLSVDETTTQADIETLWGLFVDGKTLPDFAALAAAAQSTIPAALVRQSPILSHPVFNRYHSETELMRYLRKLADKDLALDRTMIPLGSCTMKLNAASEMIPVTWAEFGALHPFAPAEQSAGYQQLTDELEAMLCAATGYDSISLQPNAGSQGEYAGLLAIRAYHQSRGEDRRDICLIPSSAHGTNPATANMAGMRVVVTACDARGNVDIEDLRAKAIEHREHLAALMITYPSTHGVFEEGIREICGIIHDNGGQVYIDGANMNAMVGLCAPGKFGGDVSHLNLHKTFCIPHGGGGPGVGPIGVKSHLTPFLPGHGHMERKEGAVCAAPFGSASILPITWMYIRMMGGAGLKRASQLAILNANYISRRLEEHYPVLYTGSNGLVAHECILDLRPLKDSSGISVDDVAKRLIDFGFHAPTMSFPVAGTLMIEPTESESKEELDRFCDAMIRIREEIRAVENGTLDKDDNPLKNAPHTAAELVGEWTHPYSREQAVYPVASLIEGKYWPPVGRVDNVFGDRNLVCACPSIESYA; this is translated from the coding sequence ATGACCCAAGTAAATCTCGGCACCGCCAACGAATTCATTGCCCGTCACATCGGCCCGCGCGCCGGTGACGAGCAAGCCATGCTCAACAGCCTCGGCTTCGACTCGCTCGAAGCCCTGAGCGCCAGCGTCATCCCGGAAAGCATCAAGGGCACCAGCGTGCTCGGTCTGGACGACGGCCTGAGCGAAGCCGATGCCCTGGCGATGATCAAAGGCATCGCCGGCAAGAACCAGCTGTTCAAGACCTACATCGGCCAGGGCTACTACAACTGCCACACGCCGTCGCCGATCCTGCGCAACCTGCTGGAAAACCCGGCCTGGTACACCGCCTACACCCCGTACCAGCCAGAGATTTCCCAAGGCCGTCTCGAAGCGCTGCTGAACTTCCAGACCCTGATCAGCGACCTCACCGGCCTGCCGATCGCCAACGCTTCCCTGCTCGACGAAGCCACCGCTGCTGCCGAAGCCATGACCTTCTGCAAACGCCTGAGCAAGAACAAGGGCAGCCACCAGTTCTTCGCCTCGATCCACAGCCACCCGCAAACCCTCGACGTACTGCGTACCCGTGCCGAGCCGCTGGGCATCGACGTGGTCGTGGGCGATGAGCGCGAGCTGACCGACGTGACGCCGTTCTTCGGCGCACTGCTGCAATACCCGGCCAGTAACGGTGATGTGTTCGACTACCGCGAACTGACCGAACGCTTCCACGCGGCCAATGCACTGGTGGCCGTCGCCGCTGACCTGCTGGCCCTGACTCTGCTGACTCCGCCGGGCGAATTCGGCGCCGACGTGGCTATTGGCAGCGCGCAACGCTTTGGCGTGCCGCTGGGCTTCGGTGGCCCGCACGCGGCTTACTTCTCCACCAAAGATGCGTTCAAGCGCGACATGCCGGGCCGTCTGGTCGGCGTGTCGGTTGACCGTTTCGGCAAGCCGGCTCTGCGTCTGGCGATGCAGACCCGCGAGCAACACATCCGCCGCGAGAAGGCCACGTCGAACATCTGCACCGCGCAAGTGCTGCTGGCCAACATCGCCAGCATGTACGCCGTGTACCACGGTCCGAAAGGCCTGACCCAGATCGCCAACCGCGTGCATCACCTGACCGCGATCCTGGCCAAGGGCCTGAGCGCACTGGGTGTGGCCGTCGAGCAAGCCAGCTTCTTCGACACCCTGACCCTGGCCACCGGTGCGAAAACTGCTGCGCTGCACGACAAGGCCCGCGCCCAACAGATCAACCTGCGTGTGATCGATGCCCAGCGTCTGGGCCTGTCGGTCGACGAAACCACCACCCAGGCCGACATCGAAACCCTGTGGGGCCTGTTCGTCGACGGCAAGACACTGCCGGATTTCGCTGCTCTGGCCGCTGCCGCGCAAAGCACCATTCCTGCCGCGCTGGTTCGCCAGTCGCCGATCCTCAGCCACCCGGTGTTCAACCGTTATCACTCGGAAACCGAGCTGATGCGCTACCTGCGCAAACTGGCGGACAAAGACCTGGCACTGGATCGCACCATGATCCCGCTGGGCTCGTGCACCATGAAACTCAACGCCGCCAGCGAAATGATCCCGGTGACCTGGGCCGAATTCGGCGCCCTGCACCCGTTCGCCCCGGCCGAGCAAAGCGCCGGTTACCAGCAACTGACCGACGAACTGGAAGCGATGCTCTGCGCCGCCACCGGTTACGACTCGATCTCGCTGCAACCGAACGCCGGCTCCCAGGGTGAGTACGCAGGTCTGCTGGCGATTCGCGCCTATCACCAGAGCCGTGGCGAAGACCGTCGCGACATCTGCCTGATCCCGTCGTCCGCCCACGGCACCAACCCGGCGACCGCCAACATGGCCGGCATGCGCGTGGTCGTGACCGCGTGCGACGCCCGTGGCAACGTGGACATCGAAGACCTGCGCGCCAAGGCCATCGAGCACCGCGAACACCTCGCGGCGCTGATGATCACTTACCCGTCGACCCACGGCGTGTTCGAAGAAGGCATCCGCGAAATCTGCGGCATCATTCATGACAACGGCGGCCAGGTGTACATCGACGGCGCCAACATGAACGCGATGGTCGGCCTCTGCGCACCGGGCAAGTTCGGCGGCGACGTCTCGCACCTGAACCTGCACAAGACTTTCTGCATCCCCCACGGCGGTGGCGGCCCGGGCGTCGGCCCGATCGGCGTCAAGTCGCACCTGACTCCGTTCCTGCCAGGCCACGGTCACATGGAACGCAAGGAAGGCGCAGTCTGCGCAGCACCGTTCGGCAGCGCGAGCATTCTGCCGATCACCTGGATGTACATTCGCATGATGGGTGGCGCGGGCCTGAAGCGCGCTTCGCAACTGGCGATCCTCAATGCCAACTACATTTCCCGTCGCCTGGAAGAGCACTACCCGGTGCTGTACACCGGCAGCAACGGTCTGGTGGCGCACGAGTGCATCCTCGATCTGCGTCCGTTGAAGGACAGCAGCGGCATCAGCGTCGATGACGTCGCCAAGCGCCTGATCGACTTCGGCTTCCACGCCCCGACCATGTCGTTCCCGGTCGCCGGCACGCTGATGATCGAACCGACCGAAAGTGAATCCAAGGAAGAACTGGACCGCTTCTGCGACGCCATGATCCGCATCCGCGAAGAAATCCGCGCAGTGGAAAACGGCACCCTGGACAAGGACGACAACCCGCTGAAGAACGCGCCGCACACCGCTGCAGAGCTGGTTGGCGAGTGGACTCACCCGTACAGCCGCGAGCAAGCGGTGTACCCGGTGGCGTCGTTGATCGAAGGCAAGTACTGGCCGCCGGTCGGTCGCGTCGACAACGTGTTCGGCGACCGCAACCTGGTCTGCGCCTGCCCGTCGATCGAAAGCTACGCTTGA
- a CDS encoding cold-shock protein: MSTRQSGTVKWFNDEKGFGFITPESGPDLFVHFRAIQGNGFKSLKEGQKVTFVAVQGQKGMQADEVIAEV, encoded by the coding sequence ATGTCCACACGTCAGAGCGGTACCGTCAAGTGGTTTAACGACGAGAAAGGTTTTGGTTTTATCACTCCAGAAAGCGGTCCGGATCTGTTCGTGCATTTCCGCGCCATTCAGGGCAACGGCTTCAAGAGCCTGAAAGAAGGCCAGAAAGTGACCTTCGTTGCTGTGCAAGGCCAGAAAGGCATGCAAGCTGATGAAGTCATCGCAGAAGTCTGA
- the queC gene encoding 7-cyano-7-deazaguanine synthase QueC, with the protein MTEQLNTSQKRAVILLSGGLDSATVVAMARAEGYACYTMSFDYGQRSHAELHAAARVARDLGVVEHKVIGLNLNGMGGSALTDTSIDIPEELGEGIPVTYVPARNTVFLSLALGWAEVLGARDIFIGVNAVDYSGYPDCRPEFIESFERMANLATKAGVEGNGFRIQAPLQNLSKAQIVQAGVKLGVDYGLTVSCYQADDDGRACGKCDSCRLRAEGFAAAGISDPTPYF; encoded by the coding sequence ATGACTGAACAACTGAACACTAGCCAGAAACGTGCGGTAATCCTGCTGTCGGGTGGCCTGGACTCGGCCACTGTCGTGGCCATGGCCCGCGCTGAAGGTTACGCCTGTTACACCATGAGTTTCGATTACGGTCAGCGTTCCCACGCCGAACTGCATGCTGCTGCTCGCGTTGCCCGCGATCTGGGTGTGGTCGAGCACAAGGTGATCGGCCTGAACCTGAACGGCATGGGCGGTTCGGCCCTGACCGACACCAGTATCGACATCCCGGAAGAGTTGGGCGAAGGCATCCCCGTCACTTACGTGCCAGCGCGCAATACGGTTTTCCTGTCCTTGGCATTGGGCTGGGCTGAAGTGCTCGGCGCCCGTGACATCTTTATCGGCGTCAACGCGGTGGACTACTCCGGTTACCCGGATTGCCGTCCCGAGTTCATCGAGTCGTTCGAGCGCATGGCCAACCTGGCAACCAAGGCTGGCGTCGAAGGCAATGGTTTCCGCATCCAGGCACCGCTGCAGAACCTGAGCAAGGCGCAGATCGTCCAGGCGGGCGTGAAGCTTGGCGTTGATTACGGGCTGACCGTTTCCTGCTATCAGGCGGACGACGATGGCCGTGCCTGCGGCAAATGCGACAGCTGCCGCCTGCGTGCGGAAGGCTTCGCGGCGGCCGGAATCAGCGACCCGACACCTTATTTTTGA
- a CDS encoding L-serine ammonia-lyase, with translation MSLSVFDLFKIGIGPSSSHTVGPMRAAARFVEGLRRENLLSATTSVRVELYGSLGATGKGHGSDKAVLLGLEGEHPDTVDTETVAARLSEIRGNGRLNLLGEHSIAFNEKEHLAMIRKPLAYHPNGMIFRAFDAARLQIRSREYYSVGGGFVVDEDAAGADRIVEDATPLTFPFKSAKDLLGHCATYGLSISQVMLTNESAWRPEAETRAGLLKIWQVMQDCVAAGCRNEGILPGGLKVKRRAAALHRQLCKNPESSLRDPLSVLDWVNLYALAVNEENANGGRVVTAPTNGAAGIIPAVLHYYMRFIPGANDDGVVRFLLTAAAIGILYKENASISGAEVGCQGEVGVACSMAAGALCEVLGGSVQQVENAAEIGMEHNLGLTCDPIGGLVQVPCIERNAMGSVKAINAVRMAMRGDGQHFVSLDKVIRTMRQTGADMKSKYKETARGGLAVNIIEC, from the coding sequence ATGTCGTTAAGCGTGTTCGACCTGTTCAAGATTGGCATCGGCCCCTCCAGCTCTCACACCGTCGGCCCGATGCGCGCAGCTGCGCGCTTCGTCGAAGGCCTGCGTCGGGAAAACCTGTTGTCGGCCACCACCAGCGTCAGGGTCGAGTTGTACGGATCCCTCGGCGCCACCGGCAAGGGCCACGGCAGCGACAAGGCCGTGCTGCTGGGCCTGGAAGGTGAACATCCGGACACCGTGGATACCGAAACCGTCGCCGCTCGTCTCTCGGAGATTCGTGGCAACGGGCGTTTGAACCTGCTCGGCGAACACAGCATTGCGTTCAACGAGAAAGAACACCTGGCCATGATCCGCAAGCCGTTGGCCTATCACCCCAACGGCATGATCTTCCGTGCCTTCGATGCGGCGCGATTGCAGATCCGCAGCCGCGAGTACTACTCGGTCGGCGGCGGGTTTGTGGTCGACGAAGACGCAGCCGGAGCCGACCGCATCGTCGAAGACGCCACCCCGCTGACCTTCCCGTTCAAAAGTGCCAAGGACTTGCTCGGTCACTGCGCCACCTACGGGCTGTCGATCAGTCAGGTGATGCTGACCAACGAAAGCGCCTGGCGCCCGGAAGCGGAGACCCGCGCCGGTCTGCTGAAAATCTGGCAAGTGATGCAGGACTGCGTGGCCGCCGGCTGTCGCAACGAAGGCATCCTGCCGGGTGGCCTGAAGGTCAAGCGGCGGGCGGCGGCGTTGCACCGGCAACTGTGCAAGAACCCGGAATCGTCGCTGCGCGATCCGCTGTCTGTGCTGGACTGGGTCAACCTCTACGCCCTCGCCGTCAACGAAGAAAACGCCAACGGCGGGCGCGTGGTCACGGCCCCAACCAACGGCGCGGCGGGCATCATTCCTGCGGTTTTGCATTACTACATGCGCTTTATTCCCGGTGCGAACGATGACGGCGTGGTGCGCTTCCTGCTCACCGCCGCGGCCATCGGCATTCTGTACAAGGAAAACGCCTCGATCTCCGGCGCCGAAGTCGGCTGTCAGGGCGAGGTCGGCGTGGCCTGTTCGATGGCGGCCGGTGCGTTGTGCGAAGTCCTTGGCGGCAGCGTGCAACAAGTGGAAAACGCCGCTGAAATCGGCATGGAACACAACCTCGGCCTGACCTGCGACCCGATTGGCGGGCTGGTTCAGGTGCCGTGCATCGAGCGCAACGCCATGGGCTCGGTCAAGGCAATCAACGCCGTGCGCATGGCCATGCGCGGAGACGGGCAGCACTTCGTCTCCCTCGACAAGGTCATCCGCACCATGCGCCAGACCGGCGCCGACATGAAAAGCAAATACAAGGAGACCGCCCGTGGCGGTCTGGCGGTCAACATTATCGAGTGCTGA
- the nadA gene encoding quinolinate synthase NadA yields MTQISERLLVQAHLDAKQPKPLTAEEEAYYRSAIAAELKAQDAVLVAHFYCDPIIQALAEETGGCVSDSLEMARFGNAHPAKTVVVAGVKFMGETAKILNPEKRVLMPTLEATCSLDLGCPVDEFSAFCDQHPERTVVVYANTSAAVKARADWVVTSSCALEIVESLMDNGETIIWGPDKHLGTYIQRQTGADMLLWDGACIVHEEFKSKQLEDMKALYPDAAILVHPESPTSVIELADAVGSTSQLIAAAQSLPNKTLIVATDRGIFYKMQQLCPDKVFIEAPTAGNGAACRSCAHCPWMAMNTLERTLKCLKEGSNEIFVDPALIPQAIRPLKRMLDFTQAARMKLAGNA; encoded by the coding sequence ATGACGCAGATTTCCGAACGCCTTCTGGTACAAGCCCACCTCGACGCCAAGCAGCCCAAGCCGCTGACGGCCGAGGAAGAGGCTTATTACCGTTCCGCCATCGCCGCCGAGCTCAAGGCTCAGGACGCGGTGCTGGTTGCCCACTTTTATTGCGATCCGATCATCCAGGCCCTTGCCGAAGAAACCGGCGGTTGCGTTTCCGACTCCCTGGAAATGGCACGCTTCGGCAATGCCCATCCGGCCAAGACCGTAGTGGTCGCCGGCGTGAAATTCATGGGTGAGACCGCGAAGATTCTCAATCCTGAAAAACGCGTGCTGATGCCGACCCTGGAAGCAACCTGCTCGCTGGATCTGGGGTGCCCGGTGGACGAGTTCTCGGCGTTCTGCGATCAGCATCCGGAACGCACGGTGGTGGTGTATGCCAACACCTCGGCCGCCGTCAAAGCCCGGGCCGACTGGGTGGTGACCTCCAGTTGCGCACTGGAAATCGTCGAAAGCCTGATGGACAACGGCGAAACCATTATCTGGGGCCCGGACAAGCACCTGGGCACCTACATTCAGCGTCAGACCGGCGCCGACATGCTGCTCTGGGACGGTGCCTGCATCGTCCATGAAGAGTTCAAGTCCAAGCAACTGGAAGACATGAAAGCGCTGTACCCGGACGCTGCCATTCTGGTGCACCCGGAATCGCCGACCTCGGTGATCGAGCTGGCGGACGCCGTCGGTTCCACCAGTCAGCTGATTGCTGCCGCTCAATCGCTGCCGAACAAGACCCTGATCGTCGCCACCGATCGCGGCATCTTCTACAAGATGCAGCAGCTGTGCCCGGACAAGGTCTTCATCGAGGCGCCAACCGCCGGTAACGGTGCGGCGTGCCGCAGTTGCGCACATTGCCCGTGGATGGCCATGAACACCCTTGAGCGCACACTCAAGTGCCTGAAGGAGGGTTCGAACGAGATCTTCGTCGACCCAGCCCTGATTCCTCAGGCGATCCGCCCGCTCAAGCGCATGCTCGATTTCACTCAGGCCGCGCGCATGAAGCTGGCCGGCAACGCCTGA
- the ybgF gene encoding tol-pal system protein YbgF produces MRTCRRAVTVLALSLAPLAAWAAVPVVDDNSGYNNSGSSYPPAGYGTNGAYAGGAASAPASAQGMLFNQLQQMQDQLSRQQGVIEELQNQVSRMKQESLERYQDLDRRIGSGVAPAATPENSSAGGDASAAAGAAAGAGAAAAAQAPAAGGEPADPAKEKLYYDAAFDLIKAKDFDKASQAFAAFLRKYPNSQYAGNAQYWLGEVNLAKGDLQGAGQAFAKVSQLYPKHAKVPDSLYKLADVERRLGHTDKVKGILQQVVAQYPGTSAAQLAQRDLQRM; encoded by the coding sequence ATGCGAACGTGCCGTCGTGCTGTAACTGTTCTGGCTCTCAGCCTCGCGCCGCTTGCGGCGTGGGCTGCGGTTCCTGTGGTCGATGACAACTCCGGTTATAACAATAGCGGGAGCAGTTATCCGCCTGCAGGTTACGGTACGAACGGCGCCTATGCCGGGGGAGCGGCTTCGGCCCCTGCCTCGGCACAAGGCATGCTGTTCAACCAACTGCAACAAATGCAGGATCAACTGTCGCGCCAGCAAGGTGTGATCGAAGAACTGCAGAATCAAGTTTCGCGCATGAAACAGGAATCCCTGGAGCGATACCAGGATCTTGATCGGCGCATAGGATCCGGTGTTGCACCTGCCGCGACTCCCGAGAATTCTTCTGCCGGTGGCGATGCAAGTGCTGCTGCCGGTGCCGCCGCTGGAGCCGGGGCCGCTGCGGCCGCCCAGGCACCTGCCGCGGGTGGCGAACCGGCTGATCCGGCCAAGGAAAAGCTGTATTACGATGCAGCTTTCGACCTGATCAAGGCCAAGGATTTCGACAAGGCCAGCCAGGCGTTTGCCGCGTTCCTGCGTAAATACCCGAACAGCCAATACGCGGGCAACGCCCAGTACTGGCTGGGTGAAGTGAACCTGGCCAAAGGCGATCTGCAAGGTGCAGGTCAGGCTTTCGCCAAGGTTTCGCAGCTGTATCCCAAGCACGCCAAAGTGCCGGATTCGCTGTACAAGCTGGCTGACGTAGAGCGCCGCCTCGGTCATACCGACAAGGTCAAAGGTATTCTGCAGCAGGTGGTGGCCCAGTATCCGGGCACGTCCGCCGCTCAGTTGGCCCAGCGCGATCTGCAACGCATGTAA
- the queE gene encoding 7-carboxy-7-deazaguanine synthase QueE, which yields MQDTLRITEVFYSLQGETRTAGLPTVFVRLTGCPLRCQYCDSAYAFSGGTIRTLDDILEQVAGFRPRYVCVTGGEPLAQPNAIPLLKQLCDAGYEVSLETSGALDISAVDPRVSRVVDLKTPDSKEAHRNRYENIELLTPNDQVKFVICSREDYDWAVSKLIQYGLERRAGEVLFSPSHHDLNARDLADWVVADNLPVRLQLQLHKYLWNDEPGR from the coding sequence ATGCAAGACACATTGAGAATCACCGAAGTTTTCTACTCGTTGCAGGGGGAAACGCGGACTGCCGGGCTGCCCACGGTTTTTGTGCGCCTGACCGGTTGCCCATTGCGTTGCCAATACTGCGACAGCGCCTACGCGTTCAGCGGTGGCACGATCCGTACCCTCGACGACATCCTCGAACAAGTGGCCGGCTTTCGCCCGCGCTACGTTTGTGTCACTGGGGGTGAGCCGCTGGCACAGCCCAATGCCATCCCTTTGCTCAAACAGTTGTGCGATGCCGGCTATGAAGTCTCGCTGGAAACCAGCGGCGCCCTCGACATCTCGGCGGTAGATCCGCGGGTCAGTCGGGTGGTCGACCTGAAGACGCCAGACTCCAAAGAAGCCCATCGCAATCGTTACGAGAACATCGAACTGCTGACGCCCAACGATCAGGTGAAGTTTGTCATCTGCTCGCGGGAGGACTATGACTGGGCGGTATCGAAGCTGATCCAGTACGGTCTCGAGCGACGTGCAGGTGAAGTGCTGTTTTCCCCAAGTCACCACGACCTGAACGCTCGGGATCTGGCGGACTGGGTGGTGGCGGATAACCTGCCAGTGCGCCTGCAACTGCAGCTGCATAAATATCTATGGAATGATGAGCCGGGGCGCTGA
- a CDS encoding RDD family protein → MSKHLLTPQGDFPAVGLGRRLAAMFYDFLLCTALLIVTGGAYKMIQAAIIGEERLRVLTDAGQLDGDPLYSTVLLLVLFGFFAKFWTHAGQTLGMQVWGIRVQNADGTAISLWQALLRFMVSIASWLCLGLGFFWSLFDKQKRAWHDIYSDTQLVRIPKKAK, encoded by the coding sequence ATGTCGAAACACCTGCTCACTCCCCAGGGCGATTTCCCCGCCGTCGGCCTGGGCCGTCGTCTGGCAGCGATGTTCTATGACTTTCTGCTGTGCACTGCGCTGCTGATCGTGACCGGTGGCGCCTACAAGATGATCCAGGCCGCGATCATCGGTGAAGAGCGCCTGCGGGTGCTGACCGACGCCGGGCAACTGGATGGCGATCCGCTGTACTCCACGGTGTTGCTGCTGGTGCTGTTCGGCTTCTTCGCCAAGTTCTGGACCCACGCCGGGCAGACCCTGGGCATGCAGGTCTGGGGCATTCGCGTGCAGAACGCTGATGGCACTGCGATCAGCCTGTGGCAGGCGTTACTGCGGTTCATGGTGTCGATTGCGTCGTGGCTGTGCCTTGGCCTTGGGTTCTTCTGGTCGCTGTTCGACAAACAGAAACGCGCCTGGCATGACATCTACTCCGACACGCAGCTCGTGCGAATTCCGAAAAAAGCCAAATAA